A region of the Oceanihabitans sp. IOP_32 genome:
ATCCGTATCTTTTAGCTCGTGTGCTATTTTTAAAACCTGTTCTTCTGTTTCTGCACTACATGGCCCGGCAATTACTAGTGGATGTTTTAACTTTAAATCATCCAACCAAGTTCTCATTTCTTTTGTGTTTTCCATATCTCTTTTGTGTTTTAGATAGTCTCTTAGAAAGAAAAAGCTATCTTTTAATTACTTTATAGTCGTTTTTAAATTATACGATTACGTTTAAAATATCTTTTATATAGTTGGTATCTTTCATTTCTTTAAATATAGCTTCAAAATCATCTTTTTCCATAAATTCTTTAAATTGTGTGAGGTTGGCAATATAAGCTTCTAATGTTTCGATAACATTAGTTTTGTTTTGCTCGAAAATAGGTGTCCACATTTCTGGTGAGCTTTTAGCTAATCGCACCGTCGATTCGAATCCACTGCCTGCCATATCGAAAATATCACGTTCATTCTTCTCTTTATTAATAACGGTTTTACCTAACATAAAGGAACTGATATGCGATAAATGTGACATATAAGCAATGTGCTTATCATGAGCCTGCGGATTCATATATCGAATACGCATACCAATATCTGCAAACAACTTCAGGGCCTTTTCCTGAAGCTTAAAGGCTGTTTTTTCAACCTCACATATAATGTTTGTTTTACCCACAAACAACTCGGGAATGGCCGCATGAGGTCCAGAATGTTCTGTACCCGCAATAGGGTGCATGGCTAAAAAATTCCTGCGTTTTGGGTGATTTTCTACCACCTTACAAATATCTTCTTTGGTAGAACCAGCATCTACCACTAAGCTTTTATCTGAAATTAAATCTAAAACAGTTGGTAGTAATTTAACCGTGGCATCTACTGGAACCGATAATATAACCAAATCGGCGTTTACAACATCATCTAAAATCGCCTTTTTTTCAATCAGGTTTAATGATAGTGCAATATCTAATGTTTCCTCTTGTCTATCAATACCATGAATTGTAACGTCGGGGTTCTTTTTTTTAATATCTATAGCTAAGCTACCCCCTATTAAACCTACGCCTATTATATATATATTCTTCATTTTATTGCTAGCCCCATGTCGATAAAAGTTGAACTCTTAACTAGACCTATTGAGCGTTTTTTTATTTTTTAATTGGTCACCGTTACAAACAGAACCAATCATCTTCATTTGATTCTTTTAATAGCTTCTTCTAAATCTTCATTTGACGCGCATAACGAAAACCGAATATACCCTTCTCCCTGGCTTCCAAAAACAGTACCTGGTGTGATAAAAACATCCCGTTCTTTAAGAATCGTATCTATAAAGGCTTCTGCTTTTAAACCCTGAGGTAATTTTGCCCATACAAAAAGGCCTGTTGCATGCTCATCATAAGTACAATTTAAAGCATCTGCTAATTGCCAAACTAAATCTCGGCGTTTTTTATACAAGGTATTTAGAGTATCGAACCATGCTTTAGAGCATTGTAACGCCGCTATAGCACCTTTTTGAATGCCATAGAACATTCCCGAATCCATGTTACTTTTTACTTTTAACACATCCTTTATGTATTGGTGGTTTCCTACTAACATACCCACGCGCCAACCCGCCATATTAAAAGTCTTGCTCAGCGAATTAAGCTCTAAGCATACATCTTTAGCGCCTTTAACACTTAAAATACTTTTAGGCGAATTGTTAAGAATAAAGCTATACGGATTGTCGTTGACTATTAAAATATTATGGCGTTTTGCAAAGGCTACCAAATCTTCAAATAGCGTATCTGAAGCTTGAGACCCTGTAGGCATATGCGGATAATTAACCCACATTAATTTTACCCGACTTAAATCCATTTGCTCTAAGCGCTCCAAATCTGGCAACCAATTATTAGCGGCATCTAAATCGTATAAAACCGCCTTTGCTCCTACTAATTTTGTTACCGCTTGGTAGGTTGGATACCCCGGATTAGGAATTAAAACGGCATCGCCTTCATTTAAATACGCCATCGAGATATGCATGATGCCTTCTTTACTTCCCATAAGCGGTAATACCTCTGTTGCTGCCTCTAAGTTTACAGCATAATGGGTGTTATAAAAGCCCACTATAGCTTCACGTAACTCGGGTATTCCTTGATAACTTTGGTACTTATGGGCATGTCCCTCTAATAAACCGGCGGTTAAAGCTTCAACCACTTCTTGTGGTGGCTGTAAATCGGGACTGCCAATACCTAGATTAATAATGGGTTTTCCATTTGCCATAAGTTGGTTTACTTCTCTTAATTTTTTAGAGAAATAATACTCTTCTACTGTATGCAATCTGTTTGCAACTTCAATCATAACTTTGCATTTTTATATTCACCTAAAACTTTAAAATTATCAGCCATAATTTGTATTAAGGACTTTGCTTTTTTAAAATCAGAAAACGCATCAAAAGTAACATCTACAAAAAAGGAATATTTCCATGGCATATCAACAATAGGCAAGGATTGAATTTTTGTTAGATTGAGCTTACAGTCACTCATTACATTTAAAATAGTCGCCAAACTACCTCGTTTGTGATCGCTTACAAATTTTATAGAGGCTTTGTTTATTTGATCTTCAGGAAGTATGTTGTTTGATTTTCTTACAATAGCAAATCGCGTTTCATTATGCTTAATAGTTTGAATGCTGTGCGCTAAAATATTAAGGTCAAAAATATCGGCAGCCATAACACTGGCAATCGCAGCAACTCCTTTTAGTTGATTTTGACTAATACGTTGTGCAACCTCAGCGGTATCTTTATCTTCAATTAATTTAATATGGGGGTATTGTTTAAAAAATGCTTTACACTGCAATAATGCCATGGGGTGAGAATAGACTTCCTTAATATCTTGTATATCTTGATTTTTAAGCGCCATTAAATTGTGCTGAATATCGAGATAATGCTCGCCTACCACATGCAAATTATAATTATCAATTAAAGCATAATTTGGAATAATTGATCCCACAATAGAATTCTCTAATGCCATAATGGCCACATCGCAGGTTCCTGCAACTAGAGCATCTACAACACTATCGAAGGTTAAACACTCAATAGCTTGAACATCCTTATCGAAAAACTGCTGAGAAACAATATGATGGAACGACCCTTTTACGCCCTGAATGGCTACTGTTTTTATCAAAATTTTAATTTTTATATTAGACAACAAATCTTTATTAATGAGGGTTCAACCAAAGTTGAACAAAAAAAAAGTCCCGATTTTCATCGAGACTCATATAAAAATTTATAGTTATAAATTATACATACAACGCCTCGTTCCTTTTGCTAAAAAAGAAATAAAAGAAGTTGTTAAAATAGGTATAAGTTACCATCATCCTAATTATTAAGCTGCTAAAGTAGTTAAATATTTAGCAAATCAAAATTGTCCCTATAGTTTTTTGTTTGTTTATTAAAAGTTTTAAACATTTTACAGTAAAACTATTATAATATTAGATAATCATTATTTTTGAACAAATATTTTAAATATGTCTATAGAAGTTACAGAGGTTTCAAAATTTTTCGGCGATCAAAGTGCTTTAAACAAAGTGTCTTTTAAAGTTGAAAAGCCTGAAATTGTTGGTTTTTTAGGCCCTAATGGCGCGGGGAAATCTACCATGATGAAAATTTTAACCACCTATATTCAACCCACCAGTGGTATGGCTAGAGTAAATGGTTATGATATCGTAGCAGACAAGCAAAAAGTACAGCAAAGTGTGGGCTATTTACCAGAGCACAATCCTTTATACCTAGACTTATA
Encoded here:
- a CDS encoding prephenate dehydrogenase yields the protein MKNIYIIGVGLIGGSLAIDIKKKNPDVTIHGIDRQEETLDIALSLNLIEKKAILDDVVNADLVILSVPVDATVKLLPTVLDLISDKSLVVDAGSTKEDICKVVENHPKRRNFLAMHPIAGTEHSGPHAAIPELFVGKTNIICEVEKTAFKLQEKALKLFADIGMRIRYMNPQAHDKHIAYMSHLSHISSFMLGKTVINKEKNERDIFDMAGSGFESTVRLAKSSPEMWTPIFEQNKTNVIETLEAYIANLTQFKEFMEKDDFEAIFKEMKDTNYIKDILNVIV
- a CDS encoding pyridoxal phosphate-dependent aminotransferase, yielding MIEVANRLHTVEEYYFSKKLREVNQLMANGKPIINLGIGSPDLQPPQEVVEALTAGLLEGHAHKYQSYQGIPELREAIVGFYNTHYAVNLEAATEVLPLMGSKEGIMHISMAYLNEGDAVLIPNPGYPTYQAVTKLVGAKAVLYDLDAANNWLPDLERLEQMDLSRVKLMWVNYPHMPTGSQASDTLFEDLVAFAKRHNILIVNDNPYSFILNNSPKSILSVKGAKDVCLELNSLSKTFNMAGWRVGMLVGNHQYIKDVLKVKSNMDSGMFYGIQKGAIAALQCSKAWFDTLNTLYKKRRDLVWQLADALNCTYDEHATGLFVWAKLPQGLKAEAFIDTILKERDVFITPGTVFGSQGEGYIRFSLCASNEDLEEAIKRIK
- a CDS encoding prephenate dehydratase, with product MIKTVAIQGVKGSFHHIVSQQFFDKDVQAIECLTFDSVVDALVAGTCDVAIMALENSIVGSIIPNYALIDNYNLHVVGEHYLDIQHNLMALKNQDIQDIKEVYSHPMALLQCKAFFKQYPHIKLIEDKDTAEVAQRISQNQLKGVAAIASVMAADIFDLNILAHSIQTIKHNETRFAIVRKSNNILPEDQINKASIKFVSDHKRGSLATILNVMSDCKLNLTKIQSLPIVDMPWKYSFFVDVTFDAFSDFKKAKSLIQIMADNFKVLGEYKNAKL